In Ruminococcaceae bacterium BL-6, a genomic segment contains:
- a CDS encoding conserved protein of unknown function (Evidence 4 : Unknown function but conserved in other organisms), with protein MDHFRIHGDNIVECERIAKIVINETKPGHTNVFLMSPSTIVFELLFNYEGEHYSWHIELLPGFNKAGRHRWESNIFDILKKNGSFLDETPDAIITSVNGSEETILCAIEFCSALQAGNQAWQRSGRAFSTGRTGCPYLYIVDFVKYELNSQTRERKALRFPNPAVPYSYINFSRNINNFVAQVYVRSEEFDKSRDLLLSGFDENDFGDHELASYLIKRMLGLDTAHEEDSILRKNLNVVLFLARSSNPATNFTPSQWQDLYSSSKDIVDYAIDNSKFNFHKTITAKGQHGKSESFLRIIDGLSIGLASRDLPFGIIPATKRHEFAVKLERLYPTYNHNVIESIGKSDKHLVLCLIKGFKPRGDDNRPDRGILPLAVMLSASDVDVMTYLYGPVFYNNYDNLINHPKKLAASNGLWKSILALSNYVALDVPILAGQISDAENLFDTSALKIYYMRIHSRGTLESDLFSSVPTEYHEDDVDTGIHYMFSWILHNHCFEGMCNPPGGDWSGFSLIIDNTEKRWLSLPRVSDDVAGKRPDHILELNDVFQKPLLLLIESKERSIDLEPDVGNGLLNYVRSLLRYVPNVERQCYPTIGAWNRADVKTDANNFEMISAAAYLKDTAQSNKVVFSNSHCEMLFIMSPIEKGWDIEIVPSSSKTVLFKEYLLKNINTTEIILH; from the coding sequence ATGGATCATTTTCGAATCCACGGTGACAATATTGTAGAGTGTGAGAGAATAGCAAAAATTGTTATTAATGAAACAAAACCTGGACACACAAATGTTTTTCTTATGTCCCCGTCAACGATTGTTTTTGAATTGTTATTCAACTACGAGGGAGAGCATTATTCATGGCATATAGAATTGTTGCCTGGTTTTAACAAGGCAGGAAGGCACAGGTGGGAAAGTAATATTTTTGATATTTTAAAGAAAAATGGTAGCTTCCTTGATGAAACGCCGGATGCTATTATTACTTCTGTTAATGGAAGTGAAGAAACAATCTTATGCGCAATTGAGTTTTGCAGTGCCCTTCAAGCAGGAAACCAAGCATGGCAAAGAAGCGGGAGGGCTTTTTCAACTGGACGTACGGGATGTCCGTACTTATATATTGTTGACTTCGTGAAATATGAGTTGAATAGCCAAACGCGTGAAAGAAAGGCTCTTCGATTTCCTAATCCAGCAGTTCCATATAGTTATATCAATTTTTCACGCAACATAAATAATTTTGTTGCCCAAGTATATGTAAGGTCAGAGGAATTTGATAAGAGCAGAGATCTTCTTTTATCTGGTTTTGATGAAAATGACTTTGGAGATCATGAACTTGCTTCATATTTGATCAAACGCATGTTGGGGTTGGATACCGCCCACGAAGAAGATTCTATACTTCGGAAAAATTTAAATGTTGTTCTGTTCTTGGCAAGGAGCTCTAACCCTGCGACTAATTTCACTCCATCTCAGTGGCAAGATTTGTACAGTAGTTCGAAGGATATTGTCGATTATGCAATTGATAATTCAAAATTCAATTTTCATAAAACAATTACAGCAAAAGGGCAGCATGGAAAATCCGAGAGCTTTTTGCGCATCATCGACGGTCTTAGCATTGGACTGGCATCACGTGATCTTCCTTTCGGAATAATTCCTGCAACTAAACGACATGAATTTGCTGTGAAGTTAGAAAGGCTTTATCCTACATATAATCATAACGTAATTGAAAGTATAGGGAAGAGTGACAAACATCTTGTTTTATGCCTTATTAAGGGCTTTAAACCAAGAGGAGATGACAATCGACCTGACAGAGGCATTTTGCCACTTGCTGTAATGCTTTCCGCATCAGATGTGGATGTGATGACGTACCTGTATGGTCCCGTTTTTTACAATAACTATGATAATTTGATTAATCATCCTAAGAAACTGGCTGCATCAAACGGGCTGTGGAAATCTATTTTAGCTCTTAGCAATTATGTGGCTTTAGATGTTCCTATTTTGGCTGGCCAAATTAGTGATGCAGAAAACCTCTTTGATACCAGCGCATTAAAAATTTATTACATGCGAATCCATAGTAGAGGCACACTCGAAAGTGATTTGTTTTCAAGTGTCCCCACTGAATATCACGAAGATGATGTGGATACAGGTATTCACTATATGTTTTCATGGATTTTGCATAATCACTGTTTTGAAGGTATGTGCAATCCTCCGGGAGGCGATTGGAGCGGATTTTCACTTATAATCGATAATACAGAAAAAAGATGGCTGTCATTACCGCGTGTAAGCGATGACGTGGCGGGGAAAAGGCCGGACCACATACTGGAACTGAATGATGTATTTCAAAAACCGTTACTTTTATTAATTGAATCAAAGGAACGTTCAATAGACTTGGAGCCAGATGTGGGAAATGGACTATTGAATTATGTTAGGAGCTTATTACGGTATGTTCCTAATGTTGAGAGACAGTGCTATCCAACAATTGGTGCTTGGAACAGAGCAGATGTAAAAACCGATGCAAATAATTTTGAAATGATATCCGCAGCGGCTTATTTAAAGGATACAGCGCAGAGTAATAAGGTCGTATTTTCAAATAGTCATTGTGAAATGCTTTTTATAATGTCTCCAATAGAAAAAGGATGGGATATTGAAATAGTCCCATCCTCTTCAAAAACTGTATTGTTTAAAGAATATCTTTTGAAGAATATAAATACTACCGAAATTATATTGCATTGA
- a CDS encoding HARE-HTH domain-containing protein, with protein sequence MKYLELIEMTLKNAEKPMTVLEIWKSAEKLGLTKQLRSTGKTPENTINAMIHRNISSNTPIFKQDSQKSATFSLFKK encoded by the coding sequence ATGAAATATTTGGAGCTAATTGAAATGACATTGAAAAATGCAGAAAAGCCAATGACTGTGCTAGAAATATGGAAGTCTGCAGAAAAATTGGGTCTAACAAAACAGTTGCGCTCCACAGGTAAAACACCAGAGAATACAATTAATGCAATGATTCATCGAAACATCTCATCCAATACACCTATTTTTAAGCAGGACAGTCAGAAATCGGCTACTTTTAGCTTGTTCAAAAAATAA
- a CDS encoding Radical SAM protein — MKKVAGYLQRKTMLYKTGVEYGDYTMNHVQGCAHGCEYPCYAYLMKKRFGQIASYEEWLEPYLVSNTLQLLDREIPRLKDKIQSVQLCFMTDPFMYGYQEIENMSLAAIEKLNKNGIKCSVLTKGILPQALAKMSDLNEYGITLITLDESFRKHMEPGAAPLAARLQALRWLHDQGYKTWVSIEPYPTPNIKEQKLQPLLEAVNFVDKIIFGRMNYSKSVTTYKEHKKFFNEKAAEVIQFCDMKGINYHIKSGTVTD, encoded by the coding sequence ATGAAAAAAGTTGCAGGATACTTGCAGAGAAAAACCATGCTATACAAAACCGGAGTAGAATATGGCGATTATACAATGAACCACGTCCAAGGCTGCGCACATGGCTGTGAGTACCCTTGCTATGCCTATCTGATGAAGAAACGGTTCGGACAAATAGCCTCGTATGAGGAGTGGCTGGAACCATACCTTGTTTCTAACACGCTTCAACTTCTTGATAGGGAAATACCTCGGCTCAAGGATAAAATTCAGTCCGTGCAACTTTGCTTTATGACCGATCCTTTTATGTACGGGTATCAAGAAATTGAGAATATGAGTTTAGCCGCAATAGAAAAGCTCAACAAAAATGGAATAAAATGTTCTGTCCTTACAAAGGGAATCCTGCCGCAGGCTCTTGCAAAAATGTCGGATTTGAACGAGTACGGAATTACCCTGATTACGTTGGATGAGTCTTTCCGAAAGCACATGGAACCGGGAGCCGCCCCGCTGGCCGCACGGCTGCAGGCTCTCCGCTGGCTGCATGATCAGGGGTACAAAACTTGGGTCAGCATAGAGCCATATCCGACGCCCAACATAAAGGAACAGAAATTACAGCCACTATTAGAAGCCGTTAACTTTGTCGATAAAATAATTTTTGGCAGAATGAATTACAGTAAATCTGTCACGACATATAAGGAGCATAAAAAATTCTTTAATGAAAAGGCTGCCGAGGTTATCCAGTTCTGTGATATGAAAGGCATAAATTACCATATTAAGAGCGGAACTGTGACAGATTGA
- a CDS encoding conserved protein of unknown function (Evidence 4 : Unknown function but conserved in other organisms) produces MSSANNDEVISRASPHTIKKFELIEAYVKTWAQKLLNNQYCNGLVFIDCMCNSGEYYDDNHQQVFGTAVRVSKVLREAAGQYPNKQIYLYFNDISADKVHHLEQLIEKDKSNFHIHTSVRDGNELLKKMGQSLMRMTNVHYLLVYDPYDANIDWNAVYPFFNSWGEVIINHALMDSTRAVRMAKSNAAVSKYEGTYQMKIGDLSAYGSDRAAYESRIEDIIKTLRRDKTRDYFIAAAPFFNKKNAIVYNLIHCTSNIAGFRLYKKSAWQTFGGQSSTKDTHEDENQLSFNMTGKFGVTTTTDEDCYHIADIAKYLQNQFSGQNDVPLDTVWEALDRHPIFPSDCYRIEIKRELKQLYGAQVSKRKISFSTGENKI; encoded by the coding sequence ATGTCAAGTGCGAATAATGACGAAGTAATCAGTAGAGCAAGCCCGCATACGATTAAAAAATTCGAGCTGATTGAAGCATATGTGAAAACGTGGGCACAAAAATTGCTCAACAACCAATATTGCAATGGGCTGGTTTTCATCGACTGCATGTGCAATAGTGGTGAGTACTATGACGATAATCATCAGCAGGTATTTGGAACGGCAGTCCGGGTATCAAAAGTGCTCCGCGAGGCGGCGGGACAATATCCTAATAAGCAAATATATCTGTATTTTAATGATATTTCGGCTGATAAAGTTCACCACTTGGAACAGCTCATTGAAAAAGATAAAAGTAACTTTCATATCCATACAAGTGTAAGAGACGGCAATGAACTGTTGAAAAAAATGGGACAAAGCCTGATGCGTATGACAAACGTCCACTATTTGCTGGTGTATGATCCATATGATGCAAATATTGACTGGAATGCGGTTTACCCTTTTTTCAATAGCTGGGGCGAAGTAATCATTAACCATGCTCTCATGGATTCAACGCGAGCTGTTAGAATGGCAAAATCTAACGCAGCAGTCAGCAAGTACGAAGGTACATACCAGATGAAGATTGGCGACTTGAGCGCGTATGGAAGTGATAGAGCCGCTTATGAAAGCCGTATTGAAGACATTATTAAAACGCTTCGTCGTGATAAAACAAGAGATTACTTTATTGCCGCTGCTCCGTTTTTTAATAAGAAAAACGCCATTGTTTATAACCTGATTCATTGCACGAGCAATATTGCCGGGTTTCGTCTCTATAAAAAGTCAGCGTGGCAGACTTTTGGAGGGCAATCCTCCACGAAAGACACTCATGAGGATGAAAACCAACTAAGTTTTAATATGACAGGTAAGTTTGGTGTTACGACCACTACGGATGAAGATTGCTACCACATTGCCGATATCGCTAAATATTTACAAAATCAATTCAGCGGTCAAAATGATGTTCCACTGGACACTGTTTGGGAGGCGCTAGATCGGCATCCGATTTTTCCATCTGATTGCTATCGAATTGAAATAAAAAGGGAACTTAAACAACTCTATGGGGCGCAAGTATCCAAGAGAAAAATAAGTTTTTCCACAGGAGAAAACAAGATATGA
- a CDS encoding XRE family transcriptional regulator: MEVSYKKLWKILIDKDMKKKDLQAAAGISWASVTKLSKGETVSMEVLIKICKTLNCDIGDVMELIPEENQ, from the coding sequence ATGGAAGTAAGCTATAAGAAGCTATGGAAAATCTTGATTGATAAAGATATGAAAAAGAAAGACCTGCAGGCGGCCGCTGGTATAAGCTGGGCATCTGTTACCAAGCTGTCCAAGGGTGAAACCGTGAGCATGGAAGTCTTAATAAAAATTTGCAAAACTTTGAACTGCGATATTGGAGATGTTATGGAGTTGATCCCGGAAGAAAATCAGTGA
- a CDS encoding conserved protein of unknown function (Evidence 4 : Unknown function but conserved in other organisms) — protein sequence MAKQYESFAAYLEDIYYNEIFGRLKSYLITNKSRMNLSTYSVPDPSYVDLSNFHIMGIAFHESDSDQICFRASVQADIELSGRNRRDYESDSTEFWFAVSFTAVLRDGLHNVTITGVSEYTKEKFQAEDSLTKYLVPYVYAKDLDLHAEKFLKKYCPRALDEPMALPIKEIIDAMGLKVFLAPLPDGIFGRTYFSNATVDTYNNLVDRSVVQINIGAGTILVNPDVYFMRNIGSVNNTIIHECVHWDKHYKFFEMQKLLNPEITSISCAVVENYKKGSDQLTEELSWMEWQANAIAPRILIPARTGRSKLIEILNKLNRGLSHVRSAYIMELAISEFADFFKVSTTAAKIRAVELGFEQAAGVFNFVDGRNYPPFSFSKGSLKKAQTFIIDRNNAIVEATFNSAISEDIQSGRFIHAGGMFVINDPKYVNTDEDAEATLTEYALEHVDECCLVFDRTTRVSNKYDDSFYRICFLCRDADSKSFVEAKYNPDEGKNEDVVKRAREMAAIRNEAKRLQDILSVLPSSFCGSLDYHINRRDYTNEKMEERSGISVRTIQDYRKKIDAKPTLQSVLALCIGLNLQPAFSYDLIAKAGYNIMIPSEENLLYRYLIDHHHMENIYMWNQKLQDAGIQQQLPKNGNKNTSE from the coding sequence TTGGCAAAGCAATATGAGTCTTTTGCGGCTTATCTTGAAGATATCTACTACAATGAGATCTTCGGACGGCTCAAATCTTATTTGATTACCAATAAAAGCAGGATGAATCTGTCCACTTACTCCGTACCTGATCCATCCTATGTGGATCTAAGTAATTTCCACATTATGGGCATAGCTTTCCATGAATCAGACAGTGACCAGATTTGCTTTCGTGCTTCCGTTCAGGCCGATATTGAACTTTCTGGCAGAAATCGTCGTGATTACGAAAGCGACTCAACCGAATTTTGGTTTGCTGTATCCTTTACTGCTGTTCTGCGCGATGGACTTCATAACGTAACAATTACTGGTGTGTCGGAATATACGAAGGAAAAATTCCAAGCGGAGGATTCGCTAACCAAATATCTGGTTCCGTATGTATATGCAAAAGATTTGGATTTGCATGCCGAGAAATTCCTAAAAAAGTACTGTCCTCGTGCCTTAGACGAGCCCATGGCCTTGCCAATAAAAGAGATTATTGATGCAATGGGCCTTAAAGTGTTTCTTGCTCCACTTCCTGATGGGATATTCGGTCGTACTTATTTCAGTAACGCAACCGTTGACACATACAACAATCTTGTGGATAGGTCTGTGGTGCAGATCAATATTGGGGCCGGTACTATTCTCGTGAATCCGGATGTTTACTTCATGCGCAATATTGGCTCGGTGAACAATACAATCATTCACGAGTGTGTCCACTGGGACAAGCATTATAAATTCTTTGAAATGCAGAAACTCCTCAATCCCGAAATTACGTCCATTTCATGTGCGGTCGTAGAGAACTATAAAAAAGGCTCTGATCAACTCACTGAGGAATTGTCGTGGATGGAATGGCAGGCAAACGCAATAGCGCCAAGGATTCTCATTCCCGCTCGTACAGGTCGTTCCAAGCTAATTGAAATATTGAACAAACTGAATAGGGGCCTGTCTCATGTACGAAGCGCATATATAATGGAACTCGCAATCAGCGAGTTTGCTGATTTTTTCAAAGTATCTACAACTGCAGCGAAAATTCGCGCTGTTGAGCTCGGATTTGAGCAGGCAGCCGGTGTTTTCAACTTTGTCGATGGTAGAAATTATCCTCCGTTTTCGTTCTCTAAAGGTAGCCTTAAAAAAGCGCAGACCTTTATCATTGACCGAAATAACGCCATAGTTGAAGCTACATTTAATTCGGCAATTTCTGAGGATATCCAATCCGGGCGTTTTATTCATGCTGGCGGAATGTTCGTCATCAACGATCCGAAGTACGTTAATACCGATGAAGATGCCGAAGCCACCCTGACAGAATATGCACTTGAACATGTGGATGAATGCTGCCTCGTCTTTGATAGGACAACCCGCGTCAGCAATAAATATGATGATTCTTTCTACAGAATCTGTTTTTTATGTCGTGACGCAGACTCCAAGAGCTTTGTCGAAGCAAAGTACAATCCTGATGAGGGAAAGAACGAGGATGTTGTCAAACGCGCACGTGAGATGGCGGCAATCCGCAACGAGGCAAAACGCCTTCAGGATATTCTCAGCGTCCTTCCATCTTCTTTCTGCGGATCACTGGATTACCACATTAATCGCCGTGACTATACAAATGAAAAGATGGAGGAGCGCTCTGGCATCAGCGTGAGGACTATCCAAGACTACCGAAAAAAGATTGATGCGAAGCCGACCCTGCAAAGTGTTCTTGCCCTCTGTATTGGATTAAATCTTCAGCCTGCCTTTTCCTATGACTTGATTGCAAAAGCTGGATATAACATAATGATCCCCTCCGAGGAAAATTTGCTTTACCGGTATTTGATCGACCACCACCATATGGAGAACATCTATATGTGGAATCAAAAGTTGCAAGATGCTGGTATTCAGCAGCAACTTCCGAAAAACGGTAATAAAAACACATCTGAATAA
- a CDS encoding conserved protein of unknown function (Evidence 4 : Unknown function but conserved in other organisms) — MKINDNKSAEHSIYLKDLHQWVSVNKVDYDNYYRDINTYRRRQQEHGRCVCPASKRYLCDMDCCSCRFHKGGDSFSLDYTITDEEGNEKSWLDDLPDDRPSTQSVMEDRELLGALLHKLDELDPEGRRICELVMEGRSERDCGKEMGIARNTFVYKRDKLFATLADYLKDFI, encoded by the coding sequence ATGAAAATCAACGACAACAAATCCGCAGAACATTCTATCTATCTCAAGGACCTGCACCAGTGGGTGTCGGTCAACAAGGTCGACTATGACAATTACTACCGCGACATCAACACCTATCGCCGCCGTCAGCAGGAACACGGCCGCTGCGTCTGTCCGGCAAGTAAGCGATACCTCTGCGATATGGACTGCTGCTCCTGCCGTTTTCACAAGGGCGGCGACTCGTTCTCCCTCGATTACACCATCACCGACGAGGAAGGCAACGAGAAAAGCTGGCTCGATGATCTGCCGGATGACAGGCCCAGCACTCAATCTGTAATGGAGGACCGCGAACTGCTGGGCGCGCTTCTCCATAAGTTGGACGAGCTTGATCCAGAAGGACGCCGGATCTGTGAGCTTGTGATGGAGGGCCGCTCCGAACGCGACTGCGGCAAAGAGATGGGAATAGCCCGGAATACCTTCGTGTATAAAAGAGACAAACTGTTTGCCACACTTGCGGATTATCTGAAGGATTTCATCTAA
- a CDS encoding conserved protein of unknown function (Evidence 4 : Unknown function but conserved in other organisms) has product MNKMYETDTRTRAADKELIAVLYAISTVSKRLARKLTVLANQSQHKEGEKADEQNERYGCNYRRTAQCRCRY; this is encoded by the coding sequence GTGAACAAGATGTACGAAACCGATACCCGAACCCGCGCTGCAGACAAGGAACTCATCGCGGTTCTTTACGCAATCAGCACCGTGTCCAAACGTCTGGCAAGAAAACTGACCGTGCTTGCCAACCAGAGTCAACACAAGGAAGGAGAAAAAGCAGATGAGCAAAATGAGCGATATGGCTGCAACTATCGAAGAACTGCGCAATGCCGCTGCCGCTATTAA
- a CDS encoding conserved protein of unknown function (Evidence 4 : Unknown function but conserved in other organisms), translating to MSKMSDMAATIEELRNAAAAINDAANWLAKAFSSTDATAKAPAAEPALKLEDVRAVLAEKSRAGHTAEIRSLLQKYGADKLSKIDPANYKALLADAEVLKDAT from the coding sequence ATGAGCAAAATGAGCGATATGGCTGCAACTATCGAAGAACTGCGCAATGCCGCTGCCGCTATTAACGATGCGGCAAATTGGCTGGCCAAGGCTTTCAGTTCTACGGACGCCACCGCAAAGGCACCTGCCGCAGAACCGGCATTGAAGCTGGAAGATGTGCGGGCCGTTCTCGCGGAGAAATCCCGCGCCGGGCACACCGCCGAGATTCGCTCGCTGCTTCAAAAGTACGGCGCGGATAAGCTCTCGAAGATTGATCCCGCGAACTACAAGGCGCTGCTTGCTGATGCGGAGGTGCTGAAAGATGCCACCTAA
- a CDS encoding PD-(D/E)XK nuclease superfamily protein — MPPKGHAMLSASSSGRWLHCPPSARLCESYADKGSDYAAEGTDAHALCEYKLRKALGLEAEDPTESLTWFNAEMDDCANGYAAYVLEQVEAAKQACADPVVLIEQRVDFSRWVEDGFGTADALIIADGTLKICDYKHGLGVLVRAEENPQLMCYALGALELFDKIYDIETVSMTIYQPRRDNVSTYELSKEDLYRWADEVLKPAAELAFAGDGNFLCGEWCGFCKAKNDCRARAEANLALAQYEFKLPPLLTDEDIEDILAKVDELVAWASDIKKYALQQAISGKSWSGWKLVEGRSNRKYVNDSVVADVVEHAGFDPYERKVLGITAMQKMLGKSRFDELLSPYIEKPQGKPTLVPESDKRPAMSTAAADFNEN; from the coding sequence ATGCCACCTAAAGGACACGCAATGCTCTCCGCTTCATCCTCAGGCCGCTGGCTTCATTGCCCACCGTCAGCCCGGCTCTGCGAGAGTTATGCGGATAAAGGCAGCGACTACGCCGCCGAGGGAACCGACGCCCACGCCCTTTGCGAATACAAACTTCGTAAGGCGTTGGGGCTGGAAGCCGAGGACCCGACCGAAAGTCTGACCTGGTTCAATGCGGAAATGGACGACTGTGCCAACGGCTACGCCGCTTATGTACTTGAACAGGTCGAGGCCGCCAAGCAGGCCTGCGCCGATCCAGTGGTACTCATCGAACAGCGCGTCGACTTCTCCCGCTGGGTGGAGGATGGCTTCGGAACGGCGGACGCTCTCATCATCGCGGATGGCACTCTTAAAATCTGCGATTACAAACATGGGCTTGGCGTGCTTGTCCGGGCGGAGGAAAACCCACAACTTATGTGTTACGCCCTCGGTGCGCTGGAGCTCTTCGATAAGATCTACGACATCGAAACGGTCAGCATGACCATTTATCAGCCACGTCGGGACAACGTCAGCACTTATGAGCTTTCTAAAGAGGACCTGTACCGATGGGCCGATGAGGTGCTGAAGCCCGCCGCCGAACTCGCGTTTGCCGGGGATGGCAACTTCCTCTGCGGCGAATGGTGCGGTTTCTGCAAGGCGAAGAACGACTGCCGTGCCCGTGCCGAAGCGAATCTCGCTCTGGCTCAGTATGAGTTCAAACTTCCACCGCTGCTCACGGATGAGGATATCGAAGATATTCTCGCCAAGGTGGATGAGCTTGTCGCATGGGCATCCGACATAAAGAAATACGCCCTGCAGCAGGCGATCAGCGGCAAGTCGTGGAGCGGCTGGAAGTTAGTCGAAGGTAGGTCCAATCGGAAGTACGTCAATGACTCGGTTGTCGCTGACGTTGTTGAGCACGCGGGCTTTGACCCGTATGAACGCAAGGTGCTTGGCATCACCGCCATGCAAAAAATGCTCGGCAAATCCCGCTTTGACGAACTTCTGAGCCCTTACATCGAAAAACCGCAAGGCAAACCAACGCTCGTGCCGGAGAGTGACAAACGTCCGGCTATGTCAACGGCAGCAGCCGATTTTAATGAAAATTAA
- a CDS encoding Phage protein, giving the protein MSNNTNKVKNPMKVITGPDTRWSYANVWEPKSINGGTPKYSVSLIIPKSDTKTVAKLKAAIEAAYHEGESKLKGNGKTVPPLAAIKNPLRNGDAERPDDPAYANAYFINANSATAPGIVDADLNPVLTRSEVYSGVYGRASINLYAFNSNGNKGIACGLNNLQKIRDGEPLGGKASAEDDFATDNDDDFLN; this is encoded by the coding sequence ATGTCTAATAATACGAACAAAGTCAAAAACCCCATGAAGGTCATCACCGGTCCCGACACCCGTTGGAGCTACGCAAACGTCTGGGAGCCCAAAAGCATCAACGGCGGCACTCCGAAATACAGTGTCAGCCTGATTATCCCAAAATCTGATACCAAGACTGTCGCCAAGCTGAAGGCCGCCATTGAAGCTGCCTACCACGAGGGCGAATCCAAACTCAAGGGCAACGGCAAGACCGTACCGCCGTTGGCCGCAATCAAGAATCCACTGCGCAATGGTGATGCCGAGCGTCCGGACGATCCCGCTTATGCCAATGCCTACTTCATCAATGCCAACTCCGCTACGGCACCCGGCATCGTGGATGCAGACCTCAATCCGGTCCTGACCCGTTCTGAGGTCTACTCCGGTGTCTACGGCCGCGCCAGCATCAACCTGTATGCCTTCAACAGCAACGGCAACAAGGGTATCGCCTGCGGCCTCAACAATCTGCAAAAAATTCGTGATGGCGAACCGCTCGGAGGCAAGGCAAGTGCTGAGGATGATTTTGCCACTGACAACGACGATGATTTCCTGAACTAA
- a CDS encoding Eukaryotic translation initiation factor 3 110 kDa subunit, which translates to MTTLQTILVTVLIAIWLIFSVVFLITAIQSWIYDRKREKREQESAARDIEYRKERDKREQEQAARDEEYHQKRMEQLNK; encoded by the coding sequence ATGACTACATTGCAGACAATTTTAGTAACCGTGCTTATCGCCATTTGGCTTATCTTCAGCGTTGTGTTCCTGATCACCGCAATTCAGAGCTGGATCTACGACCGCAAGCGTGAAAAGCGTGAGCAGGAATCCGCCGCCCGCGATATCGAGTACCGTAAGGAACGCGACAAACGTGAGCAGGAACAGGCTGCCCGTGATGAGGAATACCACCAGAAGCGTATGGAGCAGTTAAATAAGTAA
- a CDS encoding NUMOD4 motif protein codes for MKNEIWKDIPGYEGEYQASTMGRIKSLKRMAVSKNWYTGKPFYRTIPERILKPGRYCKCGHVSVILRKGTNGKPVHQLVMKTFVGEPPERMEVLHLNGIPTDNRLSNLRYGTRTDNILDVYRQGKLWRKLSVDDVGAIRFGIWCGIRGSDLAAMYGVSQSIISAIKHGRIFSWLP; via the coding sequence ATGAAAAATGAAATATGGAAAGACATACCCGGCTATGAGGGCGAATATCAGGCAAGCACTATGGGCCGCATTAAAAGCCTTAAGCGCATGGCCGTCAGCAAGAATTGGTATACAGGAAAGCCATTCTACCGTACTATTCCAGAACGAATTCTAAAACCCGGTCGCTATTGTAAGTGTGGTCATGTTTCTGTAATTCTTCGCAAAGGCACCAATGGTAAACCTGTACACCAGCTCGTTATGAAAACTTTTGTTGGAGAGCCTCCAGAGCGTATGGAGGTTCTTCATTTAAATGGTATACCGACTGATAATCGTTTATCTAATCTTCGCTATGGTACCAGAACCGACAACATCCTTGATGTTTATCGACAAGGGAAGCTATGGAGAAAGCTGTCTGTTGATGATGTTGGAGCGATTCGATTTGGAATTTGGTGTGGCATACGCGGCTCGGACCTTGCTGCCATGTATGGTGTGTCACAGTCGATTATCAGCGCCATAAAACACGGGAGGATATTTTCATGGCTACCATAA